One window from the genome of Yarrowia lipolytica chromosome 1B, complete sequence encodes:
- a CDS encoding uncharacterized protein (Compare to YALI0B02024g, similar to uniprot|Q9UST8 Schizosaccharomyces pombe ribonuclease H (EC 3.1.26.4)), giving the protein MYAQLMNYDRGNERCEFPPCSWSYVDSEGQPRHIVYVYGTSFKNGNELPAAGCGVSFGKIAENNLSYGLEDDMNPEQALREVQDTLQAESAGLYLAFSEILLRRTDGNKYEIRTNSHKSLELLETWKKLTWENYIMDSWNGNKAADFTVRALQVEDQLPNGAVTLKVIDPKVDEEGIDSAFNLAWDGIDECLNRRRSRQTNKEWRDKFIEETVEEKTLWGDV; this is encoded by the coding sequence ATGTACGCTCAACTCATGAATTATGACAGGGGAAACGAGAGATGCGAGTTCCCGCCTTGTTCCTGGTCCTATGTCGACTCGGAAGGGCAACCACGACACATTGTCTACGTCTATGGAACTAGTTTCAAAAACGGCAACGAGCTTCCTGCGGCTGGATGTGGAGTCAGTTTTGGCAAGATTGCCGAAAACAATCTCTCCTACGGCCTGGAAGACGACATGAATCCGGAGCAGGCCCTGAGAGAAGTGCAGGATACTCTACAGGCTGAGTCTGCGGGTCTGTACCTCGCCTTTTCAGAAATCTTGCTCAGAAGAACTGATGGCAACAAGTACGAGATTAGAACCAACTCCCACAAGTccctggagctgctggaaacgTGGAAAAAGCTGACGTGGGAAAACTACATCATGGACAGCTGGAATGGCAACAAGGCCGCCGACTTTACAGTGAGGGCTCTGCAGGTAGAAGACCAGCTACCGAATGGAGCTGTTACTCTAAAGGTGATTGATCCAAAGGTGGACGAAGAAGGAATCGACTCTGCTTTCAATCTGGCCTGGGATGGGATTGATGAGTGTCTTAATCGGAGAAGATCGAGACAGACAAATAAGGAGTGGAGAGACAAGTTCATTGAAGAAActgttgaggagaagacatTGTGGGGTGACGTGTAG